The genomic segment GCTGTATCGCGCCAAGGCCGAAGGCCGCAACCGCGTGCTGCACGTCTCCTACGACGATTGAGTCCGCCCGCGCGGCGCGTCCGCGTGCTTCAATCCGGGACCGCCACCGCTCCGGAGTTCCGCATGGCCCGTCGTCCCCTCGCCCGCCCGTTCGTCCTGCCGTCGCTGGGCCTGCTCGCGACCGCATTGCTGTTGCCCGCCGCCGCGAGCGCCGCGACGCAGACCGCCGTGCATTGCGAGCGCCTGTTCGATGCGCGCAGCGGCCGCGTGCTCGGCGAGCACACGATCCTGATCGAGAACGGCACGATCCGCGAAGTGATTCCAGGCCGCGCGAAACTGCAGGACGGCGTGGAATCGATCGTGCTCGGCGACCGCACCTGCTCGCCCGGCTGGACCGATCTGCACGTGCACCTGGGCTCGCAGTCGAGCCCGGCGAGCTATTCGGAAGGCTTCCGCCTCGATCCGGTTGACTACGCGTTCCGCGCCGTCGGCTACGCCGAGAAAACCCTGTCGGCCGGTTTCACCACCGTGCGCGATCTCGGCGGTGAAGTCAGTCCGCATCTGCGCGACGCGATCAACCAGGGCCTGGTGCCGGGACCGCGCATCTTCGCCGCCGGCAAGTCGATCGCGACCACCGGCGGCCATGCGGACCCGAGCAACGGCTACAACTCGATGCTCTCCCATCTGATCGGCCCGCCCGGCCCGACCGAGGGCGTCATCAATTCGATCGACGACGCGCGCCAGGCCGTGCGCCAGCGCTACAAGGAAGGTAGCGACGTCATCAAGATCACCGCGACCGGCGGCGTTCTGAGCTATGCGCGCAGCGGAGACGCGCCGCAGTTCACCGTCGACGAAGTGCAGGCCATCGTCGACACCGCGAAGGACTATGGCTACCGCGTCGCCGCGCATGCGCATGGCACCGAGGGCATGAAGCGCGCGGTGCTCGCCGGGGTGACCAGCATCGAGCACGGCACGCACATGAGTGAGGAGGTCATGCGGCTGATGAAGCAGCGCGGCACCTGGTACGTGCCGACGATCTACGCCGGCCGTTTCGTCGCCGACAAGGCGAAGGAGCCCGGCTATTTCCCGGAAGTCGTACGGCCGAAGGCGGCGACGATCGGTGCGCAGATCCAGGACACCGCGGCGCGCGCGTATCGCGCCGGCGTGCCGATCGCCTTCGGGACCGACCAGGGCGTCGGTCCGCATGGCGACAACGCGCGCGAATTCCTCTACATGGTCGAGGCCGGCATTCCGGCGGCGTACGCGCTGCAGTCGGCCACGCTGCATGCAGCGACCGTGCTCGGCGTCGACGACCAGGGCGTCATCGAACCCGGCAAGCGCGCCGACATCATCGCGATGCCGGGCGATCCGGTCGCCGACATCAATGCGGTGTTGGGCGTCGACTTCGTCATGACGGCGGGCCGCGTGCATCGCAGCCCGGACGTCGCGCCGCCCGTCATCGACTGACGTTTTCTGTCAGCGCCCGCCTCAGTGCGGGCGCGGCAGCTGCCACGCCAGCAGCAGCGTCCAGCTCCACCAGCACACCAGCACCACGCGCGCGCCGAGCTGATCGCCGAACAGCGACGGCAGCAGCAGGCACAGCGCCACCAGCGCACAGATCACCAGCGACGGCCAGCGCACCGTCCGCAGCGCGATGCCGGCCATCAGCGCACCCGCACCGAACGCCAAGTTCCAGACCATCCACGCCGTGGCATGCCAGCGGCTGGCGCCGGCATCGAGTTCGTTCGGGTCCAGCGTCCAGACGCCCTGCGCCGTGAATGCCAACGCGGCCAGCAGCAACAGGCGCAGTGCGATGCCGGCGGCGAGCCCCGCGTCCGGCAGCGTTGCTCGCAGTCGCAATGCCGCGAACGCAACGACGAGACCCGGCGCGATCCACGCAAACACATTGAACAGCCACGCCAGCGGCATCCCGCGCGCGCCCGACCAGGCCAGCGGCGCACCCGCGGGCACACCGGTCAGCACTGCGAACGCCAGCAGCGTCAGCAAGGTGCAGGCATGCGCGCCGGCGACGAGCGGCCGCAACCGCACGCCGCTCACGCCGCCCACCGGAACACGCCTTCGACACCAGTGCCGAACGTCCGCGCGATGCGGAACGCAAGTTCCAACGAAGGCGCATAGCGTCCCGCTTCCAACGCGATGATCGTCTGCCGCGTGACCTGGCAGGCATCGGCCAGCGCCTGCTGGGTCATCTCGCCGTGCTCGAAGCGCAGACGGCGGATCTCGTTGGCGATGGGCGTGCCGGTCATGGGACGCGGCTCATCGACGGTCGCGCCAATACAGCATCGCCGCGCGCCATTGGCCGATTGCGTTGGCAATGAACAGGAACGAGAAGATCGCGGCCACCGTGGCCCGCACATCCAGCGGACTACCGATGCCTTCCACCTGAAAGGCGTAAGCCGCCGCGCCCAGCACGATCAGTGATTCCATCGCACGTTTGGACCAGCGGCAGGCTGCGGCCTGCATCGCTGTATCCCTTTCATCTTCGGCCAAGCCCAGATCAGCGGCGCGCTGCGCAAGCTTACGGTTGCGAAACACCGGCATGATCAGAACGATGCCTCCGTACAGGAAGAGCAGCAGGTAGGACAACCACCCGGCGCCGAATCGCCCGAACGCGATCATCTGCAGGAAGATCACCGTGACCAGATAAAGTTGCGCCGCGCTCCACGCGTCCATTTCTCCCGGCGACGGACCCGCACCGTCTGTGGACGATTTGACGCTGC from the Luteimonas fraxinea genome contains:
- a CDS encoding helix-turn-helix transcriptional regulator → MTGTPIANEIRRLRFEHGEMTQQALADACQVTRQTIIALEAGRYAPSLELAFRIARTFGTGVEGVFRWAA
- a CDS encoding metal-dependent hydrolase family protein, whose translation is MARRPLARPFVLPSLGLLATALLLPAAASAATQTAVHCERLFDARSGRVLGEHTILIENGTIREVIPGRAKLQDGVESIVLGDRTCSPGWTDLHVHLGSQSSPASYSEGFRLDPVDYAFRAVGYAEKTLSAGFTTVRDLGGEVSPHLRDAINQGLVPGPRIFAAGKSIATTGGHADPSNGYNSMLSHLIGPPGPTEGVINSIDDARQAVRQRYKEGSDVIKITATGGVLSYARSGDAPQFTVDEVQAIVDTAKDYGYRVAAHAHGTEGMKRAVLAGVTSIEHGTHMSEEVMRLMKQRGTWYVPTIYAGRFVADKAKEPGYFPEVVRPKAATIGAQIQDTAARAYRAGVPIAFGTDQGVGPHGDNAREFLYMVEAGIPAAYALQSATLHAATVLGVDDQGVIEPGKRADIIAMPGDPVADINAVLGVDFVMTAGRVHRSPDVAPPVID